A genomic region of Psychrobacter sp. M13 contains the following coding sequences:
- a CDS encoding ribonuclease HII, which yields MSYYSSLDKAVICIETTIERIDVKGQHLSLAAPIYIRGELKAADLCNELQSFTQDLAQAPLQIGIDEAGRGPLLGSVNVASALLPSAWSGLIEDKPLQDTPLSILTDSKQLSEKKRDILYPLVQQHALGYVIADIPAAIIDQINILQATMLGMRLCTEILLEAIAPYVTNDAKSASESVSIEVLYDGNRCPELNYDKLAQAGIERANIDSQAWVRGDARHTSIAAASILAKVSRDKAMYALDANHPQYNIAKHKGYPTRAHIQAIDDYGVLEAHRRSFGPVAKKLAKNKNV from the coding sequence ATGAGCTATTATTCTAGTTTGGACAAAGCCGTTATCTGTATTGAAACCACTATCGAACGTATCGATGTTAAGGGGCAACACCTCAGCTTAGCAGCACCTATTTATATCAGAGGTGAGCTAAAGGCCGCTGATCTGTGCAATGAGTTGCAATCCTTTACTCAAGATTTAGCTCAAGCGCCGTTACAGATCGGCATCGATGAAGCAGGTCGCGGCCCCTTACTGGGCAGTGTCAATGTGGCTAGCGCACTATTGCCAAGCGCTTGGTCGGGACTCATTGAAGATAAGCCCTTACAAGATACGCCACTATCTATACTCACCGACTCCAAACAGCTTAGTGAAAAAAAGCGCGATATTCTCTATCCGTTAGTACAGCAGCATGCGCTAGGCTATGTGATCGCCGATATACCTGCAGCTATCATTGATCAAATCAATATCTTGCAAGCTACGATGCTGGGTATGCGCTTATGTACTGAGATCTTATTAGAAGCAATAGCACCGTATGTTACTAACGATGCCAAGAGCGCGTCTGAATCAGTATCAATTGAAGTGTTATACGACGGTAATCGCTGTCCTGAGCTTAACTATGACAAGCTGGCCCAAGCAGGGATAGAGCGTGCCAACATCGATAGCCAAGCGTGGGTGAGGGGTGATGCGCGCCATACTAGCATTGCCGCCGCTAGTATCTTAGCTAAAGTCAGTCGTGATAAAGCGATGTATGCTTTGGATGCAAACCATCCACAGTATAATATTGCAAAGCACAAAGGCTATCCCACCCGCGCTCATATCCAAGCTATCGATGACTATGGGGTATTAGAGGCGCATCGACGTAGCTTTGGGCCAGTCGCTAAAAAGCTAGCCAAGAATAAAAACGTCTAG
- a CDS encoding CAP domain-containing protein, whose product MSAKAFSQSSNKPLIVLILLLLLPAYDGADRTYLKAIYIKDLDAFMVKMVAAIANFRMTDDLDPASSLPDNNADSQAGKPAFEDTMADDTIAASHSDNGSSSDRNAASIANNEINLARTSCGLSDLSEDSELEKMAVTHANYINYVFANSTPTLFNAHSQRQIDDIAKVTGRNNPYFTGDELKERLQRANYNNIAYGVAENIAQSSYYHSLGDMVASDSASRSMIKSLLAAPYHLRALMIPNSSVTGTGVVAFKPYDKDANTYQSYALVNYAAATKTSKDVSYSGIFTYPCQGVTDTVTALYNETPDPFRGTRNLQTNPIGQPIYINVPTATTIKISNVSFYDVARNSEIPIQLLDTDQDPYKNTSYELPANEAFILPLTDHLKSCEHRPKIGENCGLYGNSQYRVSFDVMIDSKAFINKTFTFSTGEVSY is encoded by the coding sequence ATGAGCGCCAAAGCATTTAGTCAGTCATCTAATAAGCCGTTAATAGTATTAATACTACTTTTGCTATTACCTGCCTATGATGGCGCAGATAGGACTTATCTAAAGGCGATATATATAAAAGATTTAGATGCCTTTATGGTCAAAATGGTCGCTGCAATTGCTAATTTTCGAATGACTGATGACCTTGATCCAGCTAGTAGCTTGCCAGATAATAATGCAGATAGCCAAGCTGGTAAGCCAGCTTTTGAAGATACTATGGCGGATGACACTATAGCTGCTAGCCATTCGGATAATGGTAGCAGCTCTGATAGAAATGCCGCTAGCATTGCCAATAATGAGATCAATCTAGCGCGGACAAGTTGCGGGTTAAGCGATTTATCAGAGGATTCTGAGCTGGAGAAAATGGCAGTTACTCATGCCAATTATATCAATTATGTTTTTGCAAACTCGACACCAACGCTCTTTAACGCGCATTCTCAAAGACAAATTGACGATATTGCAAAGGTAACAGGTCGCAATAATCCGTACTTTACAGGTGATGAGCTCAAAGAGCGCTTGCAGAGAGCAAACTATAATAACATCGCTTATGGCGTCGCTGAGAACATTGCTCAATCCAGCTACTATCATTCTCTTGGTGATATGGTCGCATCAGATAGTGCGTCACGGTCTATGATTAAGTCGTTGCTTGCTGCCCCTTATCATCTGCGGGCGTTGATGATTCCTAATTCTAGCGTGACAGGTACGGGCGTAGTCGCTTTCAAACCTTACGATAAAGATGCCAACACCTATCAAAGCTACGCTCTAGTCAACTATGCCGCCGCCACCAAAACCAGCAAAGATGTCAGTTATAGCGGTATTTTTACTTATCCTTGCCAAGGGGTGACAGATACCGTCACAGCGCTGTATAACGAGACGCCAGATCCTTTTAGAGGCACGCGCAATCTGCAAACCAATCCCATCGGACAACCTATCTATATCAATGTGCCTACTGCTACAACCATAAAGATCAGCAACGTCAGCTTCTATGATGTCGCACGTAATAGCGAAATACCCATTCAGCTACTAGATACTGATCAAGATCCCTATAAAAATACCAGCTATGAGCTTCCTGCCAATGAGGCTTTTATTTTGCCGCTGACAGATCATCTCAAAAGCTGTGAGCATCGACCTAAAATTGGTGAAAATTGTGGTCTGTATGGTAATAGCCAATACCGCGTAAGCTTCGATGTCATGATAGATAGTAAAGCATTCATCAATAAAACCTTTACCTTTAGCACAGGTGAGGTAAGTTATTAA
- a CDS encoding CAP domain-containing protein — MTAIPAWKHLGLALLFIPFVIGCNSNQASKKSIRAATPQDMAMDSRAAKPIKSIKTPAHNHPVVIINGRSASHNKAAVTISNNEVNVARKRCGLSTLSDDLELENMAINHANYINYVYANAAPTVFNAHFQNKISNIAHVTGASNPFFSGDGIKKRLLTAKYSKASYDVSENVAQSIHFNSFGNIVAPSIATRSMTKSLLAAPYHLRALMKPNLSLLGSSMAAYKPFGKDANTYQGYVLVNYTTATQATKNTTVNGVFTYPCQDVKGTVTALYNETPNPFKTKRNLQTNPIGQPIYINIPSAKSMKIKQVSFHDVARDREVPIQVLDASQDPYKNTIYELPANEAFILPLTDHLKSCERKSIKNTNCGLYGNTDYRVSFDVLIDNKRLVNKSFTFTTGHVNY; from the coding sequence ATGACTGCAATACCCGCATGGAAGCATTTAGGGTTGGCTCTTTTGTTTATACCATTTGTTATAGGCTGTAACAGTAACCAAGCATCAAAAAAATCAATTCGCGCGGCAACACCGCAAGATATGGCTATGGATAGCCGAGCTGCAAAACCTATCAAATCAATAAAAACCCCCGCTCATAATCACCCTGTGGTTATCATCAATGGCAGGTCTGCCAGCCATAACAAAGCCGCGGTTACTATCTCTAACAATGAAGTTAATGTAGCTCGCAAGCGCTGTGGATTAAGTACTCTGTCAGATGATTTAGAGCTTGAAAATATGGCCATTAATCACGCAAACTATATTAACTATGTGTATGCCAACGCCGCGCCAACAGTCTTTAACGCGCACTTTCAAAATAAAATCAGCAATATAGCTCATGTCACAGGCGCAAGTAACCCTTTCTTTAGTGGCGATGGTATAAAAAAGCGCTTACTAACGGCAAAGTATAGTAAAGCTTCTTATGATGTTTCTGAGAATGTTGCGCAATCCATTCACTTTAATTCTTTTGGTAATATTGTCGCGCCCAGTATCGCAACGCGATCCATGACCAAGTCACTACTGGCCGCGCCTTATCATTTGCGCGCCCTGATGAAACCTAACTTAAGCTTGCTAGGGTCTAGTATGGCCGCCTACAAGCCTTTTGGTAAAGATGCTAACACCTATCAAGGCTATGTTTTGGTCAACTATACAACGGCAACACAAGCGACCAAAAACACGACAGTTAACGGTGTTTTTACTTATCCTTGCCAAGATGTTAAAGGAACCGTTACCGCACTCTATAATGAGACGCCAAATCCTTTTAAGACTAAGCGCAACCTGCAAACCAACCCTATTGGACAGCCTATCTATATCAATATACCCTCTGCGAAATCGATGAAAATCAAGCAAGTGAGCTTTCATGATGTTGCGCGTGATAGGGAAGTGCCCATTCAAGTATTAGATGCCAGTCAAGATCCCTACAAAAACACTATCTATGAGTTACCTGCTAATGAAGCCTTTATTTTACCGCTAACCGACCACCTCAAAAGCTGTGAGCGTAAATCCATAAAGAACACAAATTGTGGCCTTTATGGTAATACTGACTATCGGGTTAGTTTTGATGTTTTGATAGATAACAAAAGACTCGTCAACAAATCTTTTACCTTTACAACAGGTCATGTAAATTATTAA
- a CDS encoding DUF924 family protein — protein MTTVTDHNEFFKRSDFDLLYPDARAVLEFWFNPANEPYWFVQDDSFDQKIDDKFADLWEQACQGELSFWRRGESNKPNALEDLAGRLAEIIVLDQFSRNLCRNQACSFTQDSMSVVLAQEAIKQSQFDMLPMEWRRFTIMPFMHSESLSIHQRYLPLFEQLNDESTLNFEHKHRAIIERFGRYPHRNEILGRQSTAEELAFLEQPDSSF, from the coding sequence ATGACCACTGTAACTGACCACAATGAGTTCTTTAAAAGATCCGATTTTGACCTACTCTACCCTGATGCCCGTGCAGTATTAGAGTTTTGGTTTAATCCAGCAAACGAGCCGTATTGGTTTGTGCAGGACGATAGCTTTGATCAAAAAATTGACGATAAGTTTGCCGATTTATGGGAACAAGCTTGTCAAGGCGAGCTTAGTTTTTGGCGACGTGGCGAAAGCAATAAACCGAATGCTTTAGAGGATCTAGCAGGACGACTGGCAGAGATTATCGTGTTAGATCAGTTCTCTCGTAATTTATGTCGCAATCAAGCCTGCTCATTTACTCAAGATAGTATGTCAGTGGTTTTAGCGCAAGAGGCTATCAAACAGTCTCAGTTTGATATGCTACCTATGGAGTGGCGCCGTTTTACGATCATGCCCTTTATGCATTCTGAGTCTCTGTCTATTCATCAGCGCTATTTACCGCTGTTTGAGCAATTAAATGATGAGAGCACCTTGAATTTTGAGCATAAGCATCGTGCTATTATTGAACGCTTTGGTCGTTATCCGCATCGTAATGAAATATTGGGTCGTCAATCAACTGCTGAAGAATTAGCGTTTTTAGAGCAGCCTGATTCGTCGTTTTAG
- a CDS encoding carboxynorspermidine decarboxylase, with the protein MNTSLVNQSIPVPTPYYLLDEAAIVANMQVIARLCELSGAKALLALKCFATWGVFEAMQPYLHGTTSSSLNEVRLGFETFGKGKDDTNNKETHAYSVAYSADEIPEVLKYADKIIFNSLSQLNAFKEQVAAQNTPVGLRLNPNTSNSSFIIADPARPFSRLGESDKDKISEVLSDITGVMIHNNCENDSFEAFSESLADIEARFGDILQQLDWVSLGGGIHFIAPDYPLEQLAARLREFGETYGVQVYLEPGEASIHGAGTLVTTVLDVMTNEKNLAVVDSSIEAHMLDLLIYRESAPISAINHQVVSIAALAVSPIDNDPADNGSRDDNSADNTIIYGRSCLAGDIFGEYALADTLKVGDQVAFANAAGYTMVKKNWFNGVNMPAIVIRRLDGSIDIQREFDYSEYKASLS; encoded by the coding sequence ATGAACACATCACTTGTCAATCAATCTATCCCTGTTCCAACCCCTTATTATTTGCTTGATGAAGCGGCAATAGTCGCTAATATGCAGGTTATTGCTCGTCTGTGTGAACTGTCGGGCGCTAAGGCGTTACTGGCGCTAAAATGTTTTGCCACGTGGGGGGTGTTTGAGGCTATGCAGCCTTATCTGCATGGTACAACCTCATCATCATTGAATGAAGTGCGCTTAGGGTTTGAGACCTTTGGTAAGGGCAAAGACGATACCAACAATAAAGAAACCCATGCCTATAGCGTGGCCTATAGTGCAGACGAAATCCCTGAAGTATTGAAATATGCTGATAAAATTATCTTTAATTCACTCTCGCAATTGAACGCTTTTAAAGAGCAGGTGGCAGCACAGAACACTCCGGTAGGATTACGACTGAACCCCAATACCAGCAACTCGTCCTTTATCATCGCTGATCCTGCGCGACCCTTTAGTCGTTTGGGTGAGTCTGATAAAGATAAAATATCTGAAGTTTTGAGCGATATTACAGGGGTTATGATTCATAACAACTGTGAGAACGATAGCTTTGAGGCTTTCAGTGAAAGCTTAGCCGATATCGAAGCTCGCTTTGGTGACATATTGCAGCAGCTAGACTGGGTCAGTCTCGGTGGTGGCATTCACTTCATCGCGCCCGATTATCCGTTAGAGCAGCTCGCTGCACGTCTAAGAGAATTTGGTGAAACTTACGGCGTACAAGTTTATCTTGAACCAGGTGAAGCCAGCATTCATGGCGCTGGCACGCTAGTCACTACCGTTTTGGATGTTATGACAAATGAGAAAAATCTAGCCGTAGTGGACTCTTCTATCGAAGCGCACATGCTGGACTTACTGATTTATCGTGAGTCTGCACCTATTTCGGCTATTAATCATCAGGTTGTAAGTATTGCAGCGCTTGCTGTTAGTCCTATTGACAATGATCCTGCTGATAATGGGTCAAGAGATGACAATTCAGCGGATAATACCATTATCTATGGTCGCTCTTGTTTGGCGGGTGATATCTTTGGCGAATATGCTTTAGCTGATACTTTAAAAGTAGGTGATCAAGTTGCCTTTGCCAATGCTGCGGGCTATACGATGGTAAAGAAAAACTGGTTCAATGGCGTTAACATGCCAGCGATTGTGATTCGTCGGCTTGATGGTAGTATCGATATACAGCGCGAATTTGACTATTCAGAATATAAGGCGAGCTTGTCTTAA
- a CDS encoding saccharopine dehydrogenase family protein, whose translation MTTQNTSPKNSTKKDVLIIGAGGVAQVVAHKCAMHNDVLGEIHIASRTLDKCVAIAQSVNDKNSFQQPATLHTHQIDALDTKALISLIKETGIQIVINVGSPFLNMSVLEACIETGVAYIDTAIHEDPRKICETPPWYNNYEWQRKQRCADNNITAILGAGFDPGMVNAYARLGYDMMDAGSVTDIDIIDINAGDHGKYFATNFDPEINFREFTGTVYSWQDSKWQSNKMFEVKRTDDLPIVGMRDSYLSGHDEIHSLSANLDVPNIRFWMGFGEHYINVFTVLQSLGLLSEQPVTTAEGLEVVPLKVVKAVLPDPSSLAPNYTGKTCIGDKVKGKIDGVDTEVFIYNISDHKEAYEAMGSQGISYTAGVPPVAAAMLVATGEWDAGKMVNVEELDAKAFINLLNKIGLPTRIQDANGDRALEFEI comes from the coding sequence TTGACTACACAAAATACATCACCAAAGAATTCAACTAAAAAAGACGTGCTCATTATCGGTGCAGGTGGCGTGGCACAAGTCGTCGCCCATAAATGTGCGATGCACAATGACGTATTGGGCGAGATTCATATCGCCTCACGTACGCTAGATAAATGCGTGGCTATTGCACAAAGCGTCAATGACAAAAACAGCTTCCAGCAGCCAGCGACTCTACATACGCATCAGATTGATGCGTTAGATACCAAAGCTTTAATCAGTCTAATAAAAGAGACTGGTATTCAAATCGTCATTAACGTCGGCTCGCCGTTTCTTAATATGAGCGTGTTAGAAGCTTGTATCGAAACAGGCGTGGCTTATATCGATACCGCTATTCACGAAGATCCACGCAAGATTTGTGAGACGCCGCCTTGGTACAATAACTACGAATGGCAACGCAAGCAGCGCTGCGCCGATAATAATATCACCGCAATCTTAGGCGCAGGCTTCGATCCTGGTATGGTCAATGCTTATGCGCGTTTGGGCTACGATATGATGGATGCAGGCTCAGTCACTGACATTGATATCATTGATATTAATGCAGGCGACCATGGTAAATACTTCGCCACTAACTTTGACCCTGAGATTAACTTTCGTGAATTTACGGGTACAGTTTATTCTTGGCAAGATAGCAAATGGCAGTCGAATAAGATGTTTGAAGTCAAACGTACCGATGATCTACCTATCGTCGGTATGCGCGACAGCTATCTGAGCGGTCATGATGAGATTCATTCATTATCGGCTAACTTGGATGTGCCAAATATTCGCTTTTGGATGGGCTTTGGTGAGCACTATATCAATGTGTTCACAGTACTGCAAAGCTTAGGCTTATTATCTGAGCAACCAGTAACGACTGCGGAAGGTCTAGAGGTCGTACCGCTAAAAGTAGTCAAAGCGGTGCTACCAGACCCAAGCTCATTGGCGCCTAACTATACGGGCAAGACTTGTATTGGCGATAAAGTCAAAGGCAAGATCGACGGCGTTGATACTGAGGTATTTATCTATAATATCTCTGATCATAAAGAGGCCTATGAGGCGATGGGTAGCCAAGGTATCTCTTATACCGCAGGCGTGCCACCCGTTGCTGCTGCTATGCTAGTCGCTACTGGCGAGTGGGATGCAGGCAAGATGGTCAATGTCGAGGAATTAGATGCCAAGGCGTTTATCAATCTATTAAACAAGATTGGCCTGCCAACGCGTATTCAAGATGCAAACGGTGATCGTGCGTTAGAGTTTGAGATTTAA
- a CDS encoding biotin transporter BioY, which produces MTALLTSTKQWFLTNEQAAFFIKVVFGSLMIALFAQISVPMYPVPITGQTLAVTVVGLALGRKAGISAVLLYLAQGAIGLPVFANGVGGIAAFFGPTGGYLYGFIAAVAILGYFSDKGILKSYVMSTLVALVATAAVFVFGLLHLSFFVPSESLLQFGLYPFIIGGIIKAVLAAALVVPTHKFFSKL; this is translated from the coding sequence ATGACAGCTCTCTTAACCTCAACAAAGCAGTGGTTTCTCACCAATGAGCAGGCAGCTTTTTTTATCAAAGTTGTTTTCGGCTCGCTGATGATTGCCTTATTTGCGCAAATTTCAGTACCTATGTATCCTGTGCCAATTACGGGGCAGACTCTAGCCGTAACAGTAGTAGGCTTAGCCTTAGGTAGAAAGGCAGGTATATCAGCGGTATTGTTATACTTAGCGCAAGGTGCCATAGGTCTGCCTGTTTTCGCTAATGGCGTTGGTGGCATTGCTGCCTTCTTTGGCCCTACAGGTGGCTACCTTTATGGCTTTATCGCGGCAGTTGCTATCCTAGGTTATTTCAGTGATAAAGGCATACTAAAGAGTTATGTGATGAGCACGCTAGTCGCCCTCGTCGCCACTGCTGCGGTATTCGTATTTGGTCTACTGCATTTGTCATTCTTCGTACCGAGTGAGAGCCTATTACAGTTCGGCTTATATCCATTTATCATAGGTGGCATCATAAAAGCCGTATTGGCAGCCGCTTTGGTAGTACCGACGCATAAGTTTTTCTCAAAGCTTTAG